The stretch of DNA TCAGGCAGAAGCAGTGCCCACCATTATAGCCTCAGGCCTCAGCTCTTCAGACCCAGGGTGAGGTAGTCAGCTGCAGCAGCTGTAGGGGAGAATCACAGTGTGAGGAGAGCTGCCGCAGAGCCTGGGGTCCCCACGGTGGGAGACACTGTGTCAGACAGAAGTAGTTCTGAGTTCAGCTCTCCTGCTTACTAGTTATGTGATTTTGGGAAAGTCATTTGACCTCTCTGGAACTCCATCCAGAGAGTAGAAACAGCCACAGTAGTTACCTCCTTGGGCTGCTGAGGAATGACCCAGGAGTGTTTGCTGACGGGTCTGGCCTGCTCTCCTTGTGGACGGATGAGCTGGGAGGATTGTGTACTTGCCAGACCTGGGGATCCAGTGACACTGGCAACTGGATGGCTCCTGGGAGGGGTCTGCAGCCTGGCTGGTTGAGTGGGAtccaccttcaccttctcccaggtGTTTGGAGCAGAGGTCAGAGGTGGTGCCCTCTCTGCGGCTCTGGCTGTACCCCGTCCCATAGACCAGGGCTGATCCCAACTTAGCCACCTCCTGGCTGTCACCTCCATTCCCTTTCTACTGGTCTGGCTGCCCTGGGACCTTCTCTGGGGCCTCAGCATCTCAGTGCATTCAAGTGCTCCCAGGCTCACCTGGCTCTGACCTCATGGTGCGACTGGTTTGGAGTTGGAGAGGCGTGGGGCCCATCAGTGCCCTGCCACACCATTCCCGCTTGGTGCCTGACACAGAAAGCCACATGGCCTCCGTGCCCACCCATGGGCCCAAGTGGAGTTGGGATCTCCCGTCTACAGATGCTGCCCCAGAACCAGCAGGGCCATGGGGAGGGGTGGCTACCTGCACATCCGGGGCCTGGATGCTTGCCCCCAGCAGTTAGAATGGGATTTGTCTGGCTGTGGGAACAGTGCTGGGGGTGTGGCTTGGGACCGACCAcccagtgtgtgagtgtgtgtgccaACCAGGTGCTGTGCCGAGTGGGCTGAGGACGAGGGCTCTTATTTAGAGCTGAGGAAGGCAGGGGTGGCGGAGGCCCCCAGGCTGAGGTCAGCAGTCAGTGACCCCTCTGGAGGCTGACTCATGGGCCCCCTTCTAGCCACCTTTGGTGATGGGGAGGCCACAGGCCTAGCTTATGGGCAGTGAGAATAGGCACCTGGGGGAGAGTGTGAGTGTCAGGAGGGTGGTGGGTCCAGCTTTGGGTGTCCATCAGGCCCAGGTCCAGGCCCCAAGAGTGAAACTGCTGTGAACAAACAGCAAACCCCTGTACTCAGGGAGCTGGTGCTCTTGTGGTGGGATGGCTTGTGCAGCCCCGAGCAAGCTGTTGTTGTGGTCACTGGTGTTTTTGGGTCAGGGAGGGATGTGTGGGATTCGAGTGGGGTTCTGGGGGGTGTACAGTTTTCTCAGGTGCAGGGAGGCCCTGGGAGATGCCCCCGAGGCATCAAAGCCAGGGCTTAGAGGAGGGTGTCCAGGTGGGCCCAGGGGCGAGCAAGGGAAGGCTGGAGACGAGATGGACTGACTCCTGGTGGCTGCCGTGGGCACTGGCACCAAGCAGGAAGGCCAGCATGGTGGCTTTCATGCTGGTCTTCATGGGTGATTTCAAGGACTCAGGCCAGGAGGGTAGAAGAAGGAGCTGGATCCTGAATCCTGAATATATTGGAAAGCAGAGCCCTTGGTGGGAAAAAGGGGGACTGAGGAAGAACCCAGGGCTCTTGTCTGGAGCAGCTGGGAGTTTGGAGGCAGGCGGGGAGCTGGATGAGATGGGAGGGAGGACCAAGAACTGGTTGTGGGTGAGTCTGGGTCTCTGCAACCATGGCTGGGCCGGGATGGAGGCGTGGAGGTTGGGGGGCAGCTACTGCGCCAGCACCGCCATCAGCCCTGCCATCCTCTCTGTTGCAGGAGCTGCTCAACCCTGAGCCAGTCTGGGGTCAAGCGGGGTCTGCTGCCCCCACCTCCTGGATGACTGCGTCCGGCCGCACAAACCCCTACAGCATCGTGTCTTCAGAGGAGGACGGGCTGCACCTGGTCACCATGTCGGGCGCCAACGGCTTCGGCAATGGCAAGGTGCACACGCGGCGCAGGTGCCGGAATCGCTTCGTCAAGAAGAACGGCCAGTGCAACATCGAGTTCGCCAACATGGATGAGAAGTCGCAGCGCTACCTGGCGGACATGTTCACCACGTGCGTGGACATCCGCTGGCGCTACATGCTGCTCATCTTCTCGCTGGCCTTCCTCGCCTCCTGGTTGCTGTTCGGGGTCATCTTCTGGGTCATTGCTGTGGCCCATGGGGACCTGGAGCCTGCTGAGGCCCATGGCCGCACGCCGTGCGTGCTGCAGGTGCATGGCTTCATGGCGGCCTTCCTCTTCTCCATTGAGACGCAGACCACCATTGGCTACGGGCTGCGCTGCGTGACCGAGGAGTGCCCGGTGGCGGTGTTCATGGTGGTGGCGCAGTCCATCGTGGGCTGCATCATCGACTCCTTCATGATTGGCGCCATCATGGCCAAGATGGCGCGGCCCAAGAAGCGTGCACAGACGCTGCTATTCAGCCACAATGCGGTGGTGGCGCTGCGTGACGGCAAGCTCTGCCTCATGTGGCGCGTGGGCAACCTACGCAAGAGCCATATTGTGGAGGCCCACGTGCGGGCCCAGCTCATCAAGCCCCGGGTCACGGAGGAGGGCGAGTACATCCCGCTGGACCAGATCGACATTGATGTAGGCTTTGACAAGGGCCTGGACCGCATCTTCCTGGTGTCTCCCATCACCATCCTGCACGAGATCGACGAGGCCAGCCCTCTGTTTGGCATCAGCCGGCAGGACCTGGAAACGGATGACTTCGAGATCGTTGTCATCCTGGAGGGCATGGTGGAGGCCACGGCCATGACCACGCAGGCCCGCAGCTCCTACCTGGCCAACGAGATCCTGTGGGGCCACCGCTTTGAGCCTGTCCTCTTTGAGGAGAAAAACCAGTACAAGATCGACTACTCGCATTTCCACAAGACGTACGAGGTGCCATCCACACCCCGCTGCAGTGCCAAGGACCTAGTGGAGAACAAGTTCCTGCTGCCAAGCACCAACTCCTTCTGCTACGAGAATGAGCTGGCCTTCCTGAGCCGCGACGAGGAGGACGAGGTGGACGGAGAGCA from Bos mutus isolate GX-2022 chromosome 19, NWIPB_WYAK_1.1, whole genome shotgun sequence encodes:
- the KCNJ12 gene encoding LOW QUALITY PROTEIN: ATP-sensitive inward rectifier potassium channel 12 (The sequence of the model RefSeq protein was modified relative to this genomic sequence to represent the inferred CDS: inserted 1 base in 1 codon), which gives rise to MLQASECPILVTSAWKAQESWAGLSSRHGPWGTPTAGSLPPGSGRSSAHHYSLRPQLFRPRELLNPEPVWGQAGSAAPTSWMTASGRTNPYSIVSSEEDGLHLVTMSGANGFGNGKVHTRRRCRNRFVKKNGQCNIEFANMDEKSQRYLADMFTTCVDIRWRYMLLIFSLAFLASWLLFGVIFWVIAVAHGDLEPAEAHGRTPCVLQVHGFMAAFLFSIETQTTIGYGLRCVTEECPVAVFMVVAQSIVGCIIDSFMIGAIMAKMARPKKRAQTLLFSHNAVVALRDGKLCLMWRVGNLRKSHIVEAHVRAQLIKPRVTEEGEYIPLDQIDIDVGFDKGLDRIFLVSPITILHEIDEASPLFGISRQDLETDDFEIVVILEGMVEATAMTTQARSSYLANEILWGHRFEPVLFEEKNQYKIDYSHFHKTYEVPSTPRCSAKDLVENKFLLPSTNSFCYENELAFLSRDEEDEVDGEQDSXRPQARRDFDRPQAGTALEQRPYRRESEI